Proteins co-encoded in one Siniperca chuatsi isolate FFG_IHB_CAS linkage group LG11, ASM2008510v1, whole genome shotgun sequence genomic window:
- the map3k4 gene encoding mitogen-activated protein kinase kinase kinase 4 isoform X2, giving the protein MLFCISTLFAEGPATSTHFGQAKPVEDASQQNSEVGESWDSPSEEEEALYGTSPPYTHRQIKRMSGKHHRNSQARSAGRSPNKAELIPSVLRESLRPAETPEEHSYKQGKKQRATLRSTERDHKKTFEGSFMLDPLSKSSPFGALSMDPRKHYLSLGCSSCKLPVSMPHIARTHRQTSRTDCPADRLKFFETLRLLLKLTSMSSKRKEKEQRGLENMAFMGHNNEVIWLELQAWHARRSTSDQDLFLFTARQAIPDIINEVLHFKVNYASLRGAQCSGSQTIQGDYQSVPDLVCGEEREPAVAETNHCGVDPWGFSAFPSSAMNAAEPLGSGADCREHLQRQRLAFEQVKRVMELLESLEALYPSLQALQKDYEKYAARDFQGRVQALCLWLNITQDLNQKLRVMATVLGLHDLSRIGWPVFEIPSPRCSRGNEEEENEEDEENDSTATFTAESDGEDRDAEEERGLGHVAEGELSPSLTPKFARLLSEEEFLPTATAGSAEAVAGGGLFCPTAIYRPFVDKALKQMGLRKLILRLHKLMDRSLQRSRAALLRHTTALEFSDFPDPMLYSDYLPELSRHVSCSGPAHPELGADQVSWEDLLDMDLPSFRPAFLVLCRVLLNVIHECLKLRLEQRPAGEPSLLSIKQLVRECKEVLKGGLLMKQYYQFMLRGVVTDAQGLQTNANIDEFEEDLHKMLVVYFDYMHSWIQMLQQLPQASHSLKNLLEEEWHFTKVITPYIRGGEAQSGKLFCDIAGMLLKSTGEFLDAGLQKSGNEFWESADDSTASDEIRRSVIETSRSLKELFHEARERASKALGFAKMLRKDLEVAADFSITNGVTCLLEALKKRNYVKVQIPGLEELQVFVPCGLMDQRPLILQLLNAAAGKDCSKEPDEIAEDETYLLMSKHGAGDSTTDSDWAQWDGELLKLVPQVETVDTFRAMKVENMLLIVMQSAHLVAQRKAFQQSMEDVLTLSREQTSSQPLIASALEELKDEALQLCIKISTAIDRVEYMFTTEFEAEVEESESATLHQYYREAMIQGYNFAFEYHKEVVRLMSGEFRQRIGERYIAFARKWMTYVLTKCESGRGTKPRWATQGFDFLQAIEPAFISALPEDDFLNLQALMNECIGHVIGKPHSPVTGLYIAPRNSPRPVKVPRCHSDPPNPNLFIPNAEGFSSRSLPCDLRNQLFPNGPRPVPQGPGEHNHTKAPSSSPNDVRGSSFHENDRLSSVAAELHFKSLSRHSSPTEDKEEPSYPKGDPNSVARRSWELRTFISQSKDTAARQSPMEAVRRSIRKFEDKRYAVMKQRNIIGQVCHTPKSYDNVMHVGLRKVTFKWQRGNKIGEGQYGKVYTCINVDTGELMAMKEIRFQPNDHKTIKETADELKIFEGIKHPNLVRYFGVELHREEMYIFMEYCDEGTLEEVSRLGLQEHVIRLYSKQITTAINVLHEHGIVHRDIKGANIFLTSSGLIKLGDFGCSVKLRNNTHTMPGEVNSTLGTAAYMAPEVITRAKGEGHGRAADIWSLGCVLIEMVTGKRPWHEYEHNFQIMYKVGMGHKPPIPEKLSTEGKDFLGHCLESEPKRRWTASMLLDHPFVKVCTDEE; this is encoded by the exons ATGCTGTTTTGCATTAGCACTCTGTTTGCAGAGGGTCCAGCAACTTCTACACACTTTGG GCAGGCCAAGCCAGTGGAAGATGCATCCCAACAGAACTCTGAGGTGGGTGAATCCTGGGACTCTCccagtgaggaagaggaagctCTGTATGGCACCTCACCTCCTTATACCCACCGTCAGATAAAACGCATGTCTGGCAAACATCACAGGAACAGCCAGGCAAGGAGTGCTGGTCGGTCTCCCAACAAGG CGGAGCTTATCCCATCTGTCCTGAGAGAGAGTCTTAGGCCAGCGGAGACCCCTGAGGAGCACAGCTACAAGCAGGGTAAGAAGCAGAGGGCCACACTGCGTTCCACAGAGAGAGACCACAAGAAGACCTTTGAAGGCTCCTTCATGCTGGATCCACTCTCAAAGTCAAGCCCTTTCGGTGCCCTCAGCATGGATCCCAGGAAGCATTACTTGAGCTTAGGCTGCAGCAGTTGCAAACTTCCCGTGTCCATGCCCCATATTGCCCGGACCCACCGCCAGACCTCCAGGACAGACTGTCCTGCCGACCGCCTCAAGTTCTTTGAAACTCTGCGGCTGCTGCTCAAGCTCACGTCTATGTCCTccaagaggaaggagaaggagcAGAGAGGCCTGGAGAACATGGCCTTCATGGGTCACAACAATGAGGTCATTTGGTTGGAGCTGCAGGCTTGGCATGCACGACGCTCCACCAGCGACCAAgacctttttcttttcactgcCCGCCAGGCCATCCCTGACATCATAAATGAGGTCCTGCACTTTAAGGTCAACTATGCCAGCCTGAGAGGGGCCCAGTGTTCAGGGTCTCAAACAATCCAGGGAGACTATCAAAGTGTCCCAGATCTAGTctgtggagaggagagggagccTGCTGTAGCAGAGACCAACCACTGTGGAGTAGATCCCTGGGGCTTTAGCGCCTTCCCCTCATCAGCGATGAATGCAGCAGAGCCTCTGGGCTCTGGTGCTGATTGCAGGGAGCACCTTCAGCGCCAGCGGCTGGCATTCGAGCAGGTCAAGCGTGTTATGGAGTTGCTGGAGTCTCTGGAAGCTTTGTACCCTTCTTTGCAGGCCCTGCAGAAGGACTATGAAAAGTATGCAGCACGAGACTTCCAGGGCAGGGTGCAGGCACTCTGTCTGTGGCTCAatatcacccaggacctcaaccAGAAGCTGCGCGTTATGGCCACTGTGTTGGGCCTCCATGATCTATCCCGTATCGGGTGGCCTGTGTTTGAGATCCCTTCACCTCGCTGCTCCCGTGGcaatgaagaagaggagaatgaggaagatgaggagaatGACTCGACAGCCACTTTTACAGCTGAAAGTGATGGAGAGGACAGGGATGCTGAGGAGGAGCGGGGATTGGGACATGTAGCAGAGGGAGAGTTGTCTCCCTCCCTGACTCCTAAATTTGCCCGATTGTTGTCAGAAGAGGAGTTTCTCCCAACTGCTACTGCAGGAAGTGCAGAAGCGGTTGCGGGAGGGGGACTATTCTGCCCCACAGCCATCTACAGACCGTTTGTAGATAAAGCTCTGAAACAGATGGGACTGCGTAAACTGATCCTCAGACTGCACAAACTGATGGACCGTTCTCTTCAGAGGTCCAGAGCAGCGCTGCTCCGTCACACTACTGCACTGGAG TTTTCAGACTTCCCAGACCCCATGTTGTACAGCGATTACCTGCCAGAGCTGTCACGCCATGTGTCGTGCAGTGGTCCGGCTCATCCAGAGCTTGGGGCAGACCAGGTTTCCTGGGAGGATTTGCTGGACATGGACCTCCCATCCTTCCGACCAGCGTTCCTCGTGCTGTGCAGAGTCCTCCTCAACGTCATTCACGAATGCCTTAAACTGCGACTTGAACAGAGGCCTGCTGGAGAGCCTTCACTGCTCAGCATCAAACAG TTGGTGCGTGAGTGCAAGGAGGTTCTTAAAGGTGGTCTTCTGATGAAGCAGTATTATCAGTTCATGCTGCGGGGTGTGGTGACTGATGCTCAGGGCTTGCAGACAAATGCCAATATTGATGAGTTTGAAGAGGACCTTCACAAGATGCTGGTG GTCTACTTTGACTACATGCACAGTTGGATCCAGATGTTGCAGCAGCTGCCTCAGGCCTCTCACAGCTTGAAGAACCTGTTAGAGGAGGAGTGGCACTTCACCAAGGTCATTACTCCTTACATCCGTGGAGGGGAGGCCCAGTCTGGGAAGCTTTTCTG TGATATTGCTGGGATGTTGCTTAAATCCACTGGAGAGTTCCTTGATGCCGGCCTGCAAAAGAGTGGTAATGAATTCTGGGAAAGTGCAGACGACAGCACCGCCTCAGATGAGATCAG GCGGTCGGTTATCGAGACTAGTCGGTCACTTAAAGAGCTGTTCCACGAGGCCAGGGAGCGAGCATCCAAGGCTCTGGGCTTTGCCAAAATGCTTCGCAAG GACTTAGAAGTTGCTGCGGATTTCAGTATCACTAACGGGGTGACTTGTCTCCTGGAGGCACTGAAGAAGAGAAACTATGTCAAG GTTCAGATTCCAGGCTTGGAGGAGCTGCAAGTTTTTGTCCCCTGTGGCTTGATGGATCAGCGGCCTCTCATACTGCAGCTTCTCAATGCTGCTGCTGGCAAAGACTGCTCCAAAGAGCCTGATGAAATTGCAGAGGACGAGACCTACCTGCTCATGAGTAAACACGGAGCTGGGGACTCCACTACTGATTCTGACTGGGCTCAGTGGGACGGAGAGCTGCTCAAACTGGTCCCCCAGGTGGAAACTGTTGACACTTTCAGGGCCATGAAG GTGGAGAACATGCTCTTGATAGTGATGCAGTCAGCTCACCTGGTGGCTCAGCGAAAGGCCTTTCAGCAGTCCATGGAGGATGTGCTCACTCTTAGCCGGGAGCAAACATCTAGTCAACCTCTCATTGCGAGTGCTCTGGAGGAGCTCAAG GATGAGGCACTACAGCTATGCATTAAGATCAGCACTGCCATTGACCGCGTAGAGTACATGTTCACCACAGAGTTTgaggcagaggtggaggagTCCGAGTCAGCCACTCTGCATCAGTACTACAGGGAGGCAATGATACAGGGCTACAATTTTGCCTTTGAG tACCACAAGGAGGTGGTACGCCTGATGTCGGGGGAGTTCAGGCAGAGGATCGGGGAACGCTACATAGCTTTTGCCCGCAAGTGGATGACCTATGTCCTGACCAAATGTGAGAGTGGCAGGGGCACCAAGCCCAG GTGGGCGACTCAGGGTTTCGATTTTCTTCAGGCTATCGAACCTGCCTTTATATCAGCATTGCCAGAGGATGACTTCCTG AATTTACAAGCTTTGATGAATGAATGTATTGGACATGTGATTGGAAAACCTCATAGCCCAGTCACCGGCCTGTACATTG CTCCTAGGAATAGTCCTCGTCCTGTAAAGGTCCCTCGCTGCCATAGTGACCCACCAAACCCTAATCTGTTCATCCCTAATGCTGAAGGTTTCAG CTCTCGAAGTCTCCCCTGCGACCTCCGGAACCAGCTGTTCCCTAATGGCCCTCGCCCTGTCCCTCAGGGCCCGGGGGAACACAACCACACCAAAGCACCCAGCAGCAGCCCCAATGACGTCAG GGGATCCAGTTTCCATGAGAATGACCGTCTGTCGTCAGTTGCAGCAGAGTTGCATTTCAAATCTCTGAGCCGCCACTCCAGCCCCACAGAGGACAAAGAAG AACCCTCCTATCCTAAGGGAGACCCTAACAGCGTTGCACGCCGAAGCTGGGAGCTCCGCACCTTTATCAGCCAGTCCAAGG ACACAGCAGCACGACAAAGCCCCATGGAGGCCGTCCGTCGCTCCATTCGCAAGTTCGAGGACAAACGCTATGCTGTGATGAAGCAACGCAACATCATCGGCCAAGTGTGTCACACACCCAAGTCCTATGACAACGTCATGCACGTTGGGCTCAGGAAGGTGACCTTCAAGTGGCAGAGGGGCAACAAGATAG GTGAGGGCCAGTACGGGAAGGTGTACACCTGCATCAATGTCGACACTGGAGAACTAATGGCCATGAAGGAG ATCCGATTCCAGCCGAATGATCACAAAACAATCAAAGAGACAGCAGATGAGCTGAAGATATTTGAAGGCATTAAACACCCAAACCTGGTGCGATACTTTGGAGTTGAGCTCCATCGG GAGGAGATGTACATCTTCATGGAGTACTGTGATGAGGGCACTCTGGAGGAGGTGTCCAGACTGGGGCTACAGGAACATGTCATCAGGCTCTATAGTAAACAGATCACAACAGCAATCAATGTCCTCCATGAACACGGCATTGTCCACCGTGATATCAAGG gAGCCAACATCTTTTTGACGTCATCAGGGCTGATTAAGCTGGGTGACTTTGGCTGTTCAGTTAAGTTGAGGAACAACACTCACACCATGCCAGGGGAGGTGAACAGCACTCTAGGCACAGCAG CATACATGGCACCTGAAGTCATCACCAGAGCAAAGGGTGAAGGTCATGGACGAGCAGCGGACATCTGGAGTTTGGGCTGCGTTCTCATTGAGATGGTGACTGGAAAG AGGCCTTGGCACGAGTATGAGCACAACTTCCAAATCATGTACAAAGTGGGCATGGGCCATAAACCCCCCATCCCAGAGAAGCTGAGCACAGAGGGGAAGGACTTCCTCGGCCACTGTCTAGAGAGTGAACCCAAACGCCGCTGGACAGCTAGCATGCTGCTAGACCACCCGTTTGTCAAG GTTTGTACGGATGAAGAGTGA
- the map3k4 gene encoding mitogen-activated protein kinase kinase kinase 4 isoform X5, producing the protein MHRVLLLYIWEAASQAPKDRQLVSLLQAKPVEDASQQNSEVGESWDSPSEEEEALYGTSPPYTHRQIKRMSGKHHRNSQARSAGRSPNKAELIPSVLRESLRPAETPEEHSYKQGKKQRATLRSTERDHKKTFEGSFMLDPLSKSSPFGALSMDPRKHYLSLGCSSCKLPVSMPHIARTHRQTSRTDCPADRLKFFETLRLLLKLTSMSSKRKEKEQRGLENMAFMGHNNEVIWLELQAWHARRSTSDQDLFLFTARQAIPDIINEVLHFKVNYASLRGAQCSGSQTIQGDYQSVPDLVCGEEREPAVAETNHCGVDPWGFSAFPSSAMNAAEPLGSGADCREHLQRQRLAFEQVKRVMELLESLEALYPSLQALQKDYEKYAARDFQGRVQALCLWLNITQDLNQKLRVMATVLGLHDLSRIGWPVFEIPSPRCSRGNEEEENEEDEENDSTATFTAESDGEDRDAEEERGLGHVAEGELSPSLTPKFARLLSEEEFLPTATAGSAEAVAGGGLFCPTAIYRPFVDKALKQMGLRKLILRLHKLMDRSLQRSRAALLRHTTALEFSDFPDPMLYSDYLPELSRHVSCSGPAHPELGADQVSWEDLLDMDLPSFRPAFLVLCRVLLNVIHECLKLRLEQRPAGEPSLLSIKQLVRECKEVLKGGLLMKQYYQFMLRGVVTDAQGLQTNANIDEFEEDLHKMLVVYFDYMHSWIQMLQQLPQASHSLKNLLEEEWHFTKVITPYIRGGEAQSGKLFCDIAGMLLKSTGEFLDAGLQKSGNEFWESADDSTASDEIRRSVIETSRSLKELFHEARERASKALGFAKMLRKDLEVAADFSITNGVTCLLEALKKRNYVKVQIPGLEELQVFVPCGLMDQRPLILQLLNAAAGKDCSKEPDEIAEDETYLLMSKHGAGDSTTDSDWAQWDGELLKLVPQVETVDTFRAMKVENMLLIVMQSAHLVAQRKAFQQSMEDVLTLSREQTSSQPLIASALEELKDEALQLCIKISTAIDRVEYMFTTEFEAEVEESESATLHQYYREAMIQGYNFAFEYHKEVVRLMSGEFRQRIGERYIAFARKWMTYVLTKCESGRGTKPRWATQGFDFLQAIEPAFISALPEDDFLNLQALMNECIGHVIGKPHSPVTGLYIAPRNSPRPVKVPRCHSDPPNPNLFIPNAEGFRGSSFHENDRLSSVAAELHFKSLSRHSSPTEDKEEPSYPKGDPNSVARRSWELRTFISQSKDTAARQSPMEAVRRSIRKFEDKRYAVMKQRNIIGQVCHTPKSYDNVMHVGLRKVTFKWQRGNKIGEGQYGKVYTCINVDTGELMAMKEIRFQPNDHKTIKETADELKIFEGIKHPNLVRYFGVELHREEMYIFMEYCDEGTLEEVSRLGLQEHVIRLYSKQITTAINVLHEHGIVHRDIKGANIFLTSSGLIKLGDFGCSVKLRNNTHTMPGEVNSTLGTAAYMAPEVITRAKGEGHGRAADIWSLGCVLIEMVTGKRPWHEYEHNFQIMYKVGMGHKPPIPEKLSTEGKDFLGHCLESEPKRRWTASMLLDHPFVKVCTDEE; encoded by the exons ATGCACAGAGTGTTGCTGCTGTACATTTGGGAGGCAGCCAGTCAGGCTCCAAAGGACAGACAACTCGTCAGTCTGCT GCAGGCCAAGCCAGTGGAAGATGCATCCCAACAGAACTCTGAGGTGGGTGAATCCTGGGACTCTCccagtgaggaagaggaagctCTGTATGGCACCTCACCTCCTTATACCCACCGTCAGATAAAACGCATGTCTGGCAAACATCACAGGAACAGCCAGGCAAGGAGTGCTGGTCGGTCTCCCAACAAGG CGGAGCTTATCCCATCTGTCCTGAGAGAGAGTCTTAGGCCAGCGGAGACCCCTGAGGAGCACAGCTACAAGCAGGGTAAGAAGCAGAGGGCCACACTGCGTTCCACAGAGAGAGACCACAAGAAGACCTTTGAAGGCTCCTTCATGCTGGATCCACTCTCAAAGTCAAGCCCTTTCGGTGCCCTCAGCATGGATCCCAGGAAGCATTACTTGAGCTTAGGCTGCAGCAGTTGCAAACTTCCCGTGTCCATGCCCCATATTGCCCGGACCCACCGCCAGACCTCCAGGACAGACTGTCCTGCCGACCGCCTCAAGTTCTTTGAAACTCTGCGGCTGCTGCTCAAGCTCACGTCTATGTCCTccaagaggaaggagaaggagcAGAGAGGCCTGGAGAACATGGCCTTCATGGGTCACAACAATGAGGTCATTTGGTTGGAGCTGCAGGCTTGGCATGCACGACGCTCCACCAGCGACCAAgacctttttcttttcactgcCCGCCAGGCCATCCCTGACATCATAAATGAGGTCCTGCACTTTAAGGTCAACTATGCCAGCCTGAGAGGGGCCCAGTGTTCAGGGTCTCAAACAATCCAGGGAGACTATCAAAGTGTCCCAGATCTAGTctgtggagaggagagggagccTGCTGTAGCAGAGACCAACCACTGTGGAGTAGATCCCTGGGGCTTTAGCGCCTTCCCCTCATCAGCGATGAATGCAGCAGAGCCTCTGGGCTCTGGTGCTGATTGCAGGGAGCACCTTCAGCGCCAGCGGCTGGCATTCGAGCAGGTCAAGCGTGTTATGGAGTTGCTGGAGTCTCTGGAAGCTTTGTACCCTTCTTTGCAGGCCCTGCAGAAGGACTATGAAAAGTATGCAGCACGAGACTTCCAGGGCAGGGTGCAGGCACTCTGTCTGTGGCTCAatatcacccaggacctcaaccAGAAGCTGCGCGTTATGGCCACTGTGTTGGGCCTCCATGATCTATCCCGTATCGGGTGGCCTGTGTTTGAGATCCCTTCACCTCGCTGCTCCCGTGGcaatgaagaagaggagaatgaggaagatgaggagaatGACTCGACAGCCACTTTTACAGCTGAAAGTGATGGAGAGGACAGGGATGCTGAGGAGGAGCGGGGATTGGGACATGTAGCAGAGGGAGAGTTGTCTCCCTCCCTGACTCCTAAATTTGCCCGATTGTTGTCAGAAGAGGAGTTTCTCCCAACTGCTACTGCAGGAAGTGCAGAAGCGGTTGCGGGAGGGGGACTATTCTGCCCCACAGCCATCTACAGACCGTTTGTAGATAAAGCTCTGAAACAGATGGGACTGCGTAAACTGATCCTCAGACTGCACAAACTGATGGACCGTTCTCTTCAGAGGTCCAGAGCAGCGCTGCTCCGTCACACTACTGCACTGGAG TTTTCAGACTTCCCAGACCCCATGTTGTACAGCGATTACCTGCCAGAGCTGTCACGCCATGTGTCGTGCAGTGGTCCGGCTCATCCAGAGCTTGGGGCAGACCAGGTTTCCTGGGAGGATTTGCTGGACATGGACCTCCCATCCTTCCGACCAGCGTTCCTCGTGCTGTGCAGAGTCCTCCTCAACGTCATTCACGAATGCCTTAAACTGCGACTTGAACAGAGGCCTGCTGGAGAGCCTTCACTGCTCAGCATCAAACAG TTGGTGCGTGAGTGCAAGGAGGTTCTTAAAGGTGGTCTTCTGATGAAGCAGTATTATCAGTTCATGCTGCGGGGTGTGGTGACTGATGCTCAGGGCTTGCAGACAAATGCCAATATTGATGAGTTTGAAGAGGACCTTCACAAGATGCTGGTG GTCTACTTTGACTACATGCACAGTTGGATCCAGATGTTGCAGCAGCTGCCTCAGGCCTCTCACAGCTTGAAGAACCTGTTAGAGGAGGAGTGGCACTTCACCAAGGTCATTACTCCTTACATCCGTGGAGGGGAGGCCCAGTCTGGGAAGCTTTTCTG TGATATTGCTGGGATGTTGCTTAAATCCACTGGAGAGTTCCTTGATGCCGGCCTGCAAAAGAGTGGTAATGAATTCTGGGAAAGTGCAGACGACAGCACCGCCTCAGATGAGATCAG GCGGTCGGTTATCGAGACTAGTCGGTCACTTAAAGAGCTGTTCCACGAGGCCAGGGAGCGAGCATCCAAGGCTCTGGGCTTTGCCAAAATGCTTCGCAAG GACTTAGAAGTTGCTGCGGATTTCAGTATCACTAACGGGGTGACTTGTCTCCTGGAGGCACTGAAGAAGAGAAACTATGTCAAG GTTCAGATTCCAGGCTTGGAGGAGCTGCAAGTTTTTGTCCCCTGTGGCTTGATGGATCAGCGGCCTCTCATACTGCAGCTTCTCAATGCTGCTGCTGGCAAAGACTGCTCCAAAGAGCCTGATGAAATTGCAGAGGACGAGACCTACCTGCTCATGAGTAAACACGGAGCTGGGGACTCCACTACTGATTCTGACTGGGCTCAGTGGGACGGAGAGCTGCTCAAACTGGTCCCCCAGGTGGAAACTGTTGACACTTTCAGGGCCATGAAG GTGGAGAACATGCTCTTGATAGTGATGCAGTCAGCTCACCTGGTGGCTCAGCGAAAGGCCTTTCAGCAGTCCATGGAGGATGTGCTCACTCTTAGCCGGGAGCAAACATCTAGTCAACCTCTCATTGCGAGTGCTCTGGAGGAGCTCAAG GATGAGGCACTACAGCTATGCATTAAGATCAGCACTGCCATTGACCGCGTAGAGTACATGTTCACCACAGAGTTTgaggcagaggtggaggagTCCGAGTCAGCCACTCTGCATCAGTACTACAGGGAGGCAATGATACAGGGCTACAATTTTGCCTTTGAG tACCACAAGGAGGTGGTACGCCTGATGTCGGGGGAGTTCAGGCAGAGGATCGGGGAACGCTACATAGCTTTTGCCCGCAAGTGGATGACCTATGTCCTGACCAAATGTGAGAGTGGCAGGGGCACCAAGCCCAG GTGGGCGACTCAGGGTTTCGATTTTCTTCAGGCTATCGAACCTGCCTTTATATCAGCATTGCCAGAGGATGACTTCCTG AATTTACAAGCTTTGATGAATGAATGTATTGGACATGTGATTGGAAAACCTCATAGCCCAGTCACCGGCCTGTACATTG CTCCTAGGAATAGTCCTCGTCCTGTAAAGGTCCCTCGCTGCCATAGTGACCCACCAAACCCTAATCTGTTCATCCCTAATGCTGAAGGTTTCAG GGGATCCAGTTTCCATGAGAATGACCGTCTGTCGTCAGTTGCAGCAGAGTTGCATTTCAAATCTCTGAGCCGCCACTCCAGCCCCACAGAGGACAAAGAAG AACCCTCCTATCCTAAGGGAGACCCTAACAGCGTTGCACGCCGAAGCTGGGAGCTCCGCACCTTTATCAGCCAGTCCAAGG ACACAGCAGCACGACAAAGCCCCATGGAGGCCGTCCGTCGCTCCATTCGCAAGTTCGAGGACAAACGCTATGCTGTGATGAAGCAACGCAACATCATCGGCCAAGTGTGTCACACACCCAAGTCCTATGACAACGTCATGCACGTTGGGCTCAGGAAGGTGACCTTCAAGTGGCAGAGGGGCAACAAGATAG GTGAGGGCCAGTACGGGAAGGTGTACACCTGCATCAATGTCGACACTGGAGAACTAATGGCCATGAAGGAG ATCCGATTCCAGCCGAATGATCACAAAACAATCAAAGAGACAGCAGATGAGCTGAAGATATTTGAAGGCATTAAACACCCAAACCTGGTGCGATACTTTGGAGTTGAGCTCCATCGG GAGGAGATGTACATCTTCATGGAGTACTGTGATGAGGGCACTCTGGAGGAGGTGTCCAGACTGGGGCTACAGGAACATGTCATCAGGCTCTATAGTAAACAGATCACAACAGCAATCAATGTCCTCCATGAACACGGCATTGTCCACCGTGATATCAAGG gAGCCAACATCTTTTTGACGTCATCAGGGCTGATTAAGCTGGGTGACTTTGGCTGTTCAGTTAAGTTGAGGAACAACACTCACACCATGCCAGGGGAGGTGAACAGCACTCTAGGCACAGCAG CATACATGGCACCTGAAGTCATCACCAGAGCAAAGGGTGAAGGTCATGGACGAGCAGCGGACATCTGGAGTTTGGGCTGCGTTCTCATTGAGATGGTGACTGGAAAG AGGCCTTGGCACGAGTATGAGCACAACTTCCAAATCATGTACAAAGTGGGCATGGGCCATAAACCCCCCATCCCAGAGAAGCTGAGCACAGAGGGGAAGGACTTCCTCGGCCACTGTCTAGAGAGTGAACCCAAACGCCGCTGGACAGCTAGCATGCTGCTAGACCACCCGTTTGTCAAG GTTTGTACGGATGAAGAGTGA